Genomic window (Sparus aurata chromosome 19, fSpaAur1.1, whole genome shotgun sequence):
AATATTGAATAGCTATCACTGAGTATAAAAGGATAAGGAGGTTTATTGTGTGCTTGTCATTTACAGGTGAAGTTGGCCCCGCAGGGCTCAAAGGAAAAAGGGGAGATAATGGAGAACGGGGGCCACCTGGGAAAATGGGGCCCCAAGGTGTCCAGGGGCCTATTGGCCTGAAAGGAAGTCAGGGAGAGCTTGGGCTGCCTGGACCCCAAGGACCTAAAGGGGATTTGGGGCCTCCTGGACCAAAGGGTCCAAAGGGGGAAATCGGCCTTCGAGGTGACAGAGGCATTCAGGGACCACTGGGACCCCCTGGCAGGCCAGGGCCTAAGGGGGAAATCGGTGTTCCAGGCCACAAAGGCAGTATTGGTTACCGTGGGGAAAGAGGGAGTCGGGGAGAGAAAGGCGATAAGGGTGAGAAGGGAGAAGAACTTGTTATCTCTAAAAGTGCCTTCTCAGTGGGACTCACAGCCCAATCTAAACTCCCAGCGCCCAATGCTCCGATCCGCTTTGACAAGATTATTTACAACAATCAGAATCACTATGATCCACAAACAGGGAGATTCACCTGCTCGGCAGCAGGAGCATATTTCTTCACCTATCATATCACTGTTTTCTCCAGAAATGTTAAGGTGGCTCTCGTGAAGAATGGAGCAAAGATCATCCACACTACGGATAACTACCAGAGCAGTGAGGATCAGGCAGCAGGGGGTGCTGTGCTGCACCTGGACGTGGGGGACAAGGTGTGGCTGCAGGTGGCTGGGGGAGAACTGTTCAATGGGCTGTTcgctgatgaagatgatgacacTACATTCTCTGGGTTCTTGATCTTTGGGACATAAATGAGGCATGATAATTTTATACCTGCTGgtactaaaaatgtttttaaagaataatCAGAGATGGGAGATCAGCGTCTGTCCAAATTTTAGCTGATTCTTTAATGCATTGTAAAGTGGTGGTAAGtagttaagtacatttactcaactattGTATTAGAGTCAACATGTTTGATTtatgatttacttttactttacttgtatttttctgattatgtgttttgttttgttttttgttatctgattgccaataaaataaatgtaggcatGTCCTACTGTTAGCTCTGATGCGTCACGCAACCTGAAAAGTAACTCATATCTAAAGTAatcaaatgaatgtagtggagaaaaaaatacattatattgtatccctccaaaatgtagtggagtggaagtataaaggaagagaaaatggaaatagtcaagtaaagtacaagtacctcaaattgCACTTATGTACAGTACTTGATTGTATTAAGTTACATTCTATCACTGAttacactcactcactcactctgaTTACCACCATTATTAAGATGAAGACATCATACTTTTTGCATACCACTGCATTAATTTGACTACTGTGGTTGCATTGCTGATTTTACAAGCAAAACATTGTAGGCTTGTAAAATACAATCAGTGCTTATAGATTAACTATATAGGAATGtgaaataattcaaaatttCCCCACCTCGACTACCTACAATTACATGTTTGTGCATCTGTGAGAATatcccaataatgtaataattgtACAGCGCAATTTCTGAAAACACTTCtatgtttttacttttgtatCATTCTGAATGTAGAACTTAAACTCAATTCGACTCGATTAGAAACCcgtaaataaaattaaaaaaaaaaaacattactcaGATAAAAATGGAGGTGCCTGTGTCATGTTTGCCACCAGTAAAAGTTATTTTacctttgtgtttgtcttctaCCCGGCAATTAAGAGCGACATTCACTAAGGCATCCAGTTTCTGCCTCTGGTATTTGGGGATTGTCGCCCACACCAGAAACACCCGACACACATTAATTGTCTTGGCATGATACATTGTCATGGCACGAGGAAGACAGTGTAACAACAACTGGAAGGTCCggtctttttttgtcttcaaagAAACGCAGGAAGTGCACAGCTGcattgtctctctctgtgttttttttttttcaatgaagagCGTTCCACCGTGGGCGTGGTTTTGCCGTCCACGGActgacctgctcacctgtgatTGGCGGTTAGGCGATTGGCCACGCTGCGGTCAACCAGTAACCTCCATCGTAACCTCTCGAAGCCCCGCCCCTCGCAAACACTTGCAACAAGTGCATTAATGATGCTCGCGAGCTCAATCTTCCAAGAAAGACCTGTAAACTGGACTCCTCGGCGAAACCGTGAGCTTTTTCTTCAGCCACTTCTGGAGATAACGGATGAGTCAGTGTTTGTCTTGTGAACTTGTTTGACTGCTTCAAGGTTTTTGCCGGTCGGTGAAAGCGAAATTACAAACCTCGGGGCTTGCGCAATTAAGTTTTATCAGTGAGCTCGTGAGCTAGCTCGAGTTGCTAGCCGAGTTCGTTAAAGAAGTCAGCCAGCCGTTTGTCTCAGTATGTTGCGGTGGTAGCTCGTGAGCAGGGGCAGCGCAGTTGTTCGTTGTTTTCGTACCCGACATGTTTTTGCCAGAGGACGAGGAGTGGACGAGGCAGCAAGCGGTTGGACCACAGAGAGAGCCAGGCTGTTTCACTATGGCtagacaacaaaaacagctgctctgttgatgTGAGAGAGGAGGTCAGGAGGACAACATCAGCGACAATGAGCAGGGTGAGCAACattttttagtgtgttttcttttaactGCGCGGTAACTCTTTGTTTGAGCCACAGCCAGTAAGTAAAAATGATGCACTTAAATTATTTAAACTCTTCCTGGATCACATTACAGTTGCATTGA
Coding sequences:
- the c1qtnf9 gene encoding complement C1q and tumor necrosis factor-related protein 9A gives rise to the protein MLQMRFAVTLLILLLAARCVAQEETPNKGCVCGYPGIPGDPGHNGAPGRDGRDGLRGDKGDQGEIGPVGPAGKDGHRGDKGEPGEVGPAGLKGKRGDNGERGPPGKMGPQGVQGPIGLKGSQGELGLPGPQGPKGDLGPPGPKGPKGEIGLRGDRGIQGPLGPPGRPGPKGEIGVPGHKGSIGYRGERGSRGEKGDKGEKGEELVISKSAFSVGLTAQSKLPAPNAPIRFDKIIYNNQNHYDPQTGRFTCSAAGAYFFTYHITVFSRNVKVALVKNGAKIIHTTDNYQSSEDQAAGGAVLHLDVGDKVWLQVAGGELFNGLFADEDDDTTFSGFLIFGT